The following proteins come from a genomic window of Salvia hispanica cultivar TCC Black 2014 chromosome 4, UniMelb_Shisp_WGS_1.0, whole genome shotgun sequence:
- the LOC125221840 gene encoding pre-rRNA-processing protein TSR2-like isoform X2, with product MRMTPEAAAQFGDGIQMVLSRWAALRMAIENRWGGRDSVQKSQQLGHNIFNFLAQSNELLILLDQVYIKDVLYEFMDSLNTDIQDGSVEEVAKKFMVMREECLEGQFDSIKRLRETNVPSVSYTRQPNSDEDDAITENNMSAMEVDAPQPQRQLDHNLNDIAPDESGKKDAQVVDDGWTVASKKNKGRKK from the exons ATGAGGATGACTCCTGAGGCTGCGGCGCAATTCGGTGATGGAATTCAGATGGTTCTTTCTCGGTGGGCTGCACTGCGGATGGCCATCGAAAACAGGTGGGGCGGCCGCGACTCTGTCCAGAAATCGCAGCAGCTCGGccacaatattttcaatttcctcGCTCAATCGAACG AGTTACTGATTTTATTAG ATCAAGTTTATATTAAGGATGTACTTTATGAATTCATGGACTCACTCAATACTGATATTCAGGACGGTAGTGTCGAGGAG GttgcaaaaaaatttatggtaATGCGTGAAGAATGTTTAGAAGGTCAGTTTGACTCGATAAAGAGGCTGCGAGAAACAAATGTTCCAAGTGTTTCTTATACCAGACAG CCCAACAGTGATGAAGATGATGCCATAACAGAGAACAATATGTCAGCAATGGAAGTTGATGCTCCACAACCACAGCGCCAATTGGATCACAATCTGAATGATATTGCGCCTGACGAAAGTGGCAAGAAAGATGCTCAAGTTGTGGATGATGGATGGACTGTTGCTTCAAAAAAGAACAAAGGGAGAAAGAAGTGA